In one window of Vibrio sp. DW001 DNA:
- a CDS encoding ChaN family lipoprotein, whose product MRRISFLLVLFLSVGCVQKQTQHAYDLSNMYDYQLTRSGAPISLSTFVDEIATADVVLVGEWHSHSGVHHFQADLLQALDAENIAFVLAMEQFSRDKQSIIDDYLKGNIGEQALIKQGDAWSNYPSDYRPLIEYAKINVVPVIAANAPNDIVRCINKEGLGYLNKLPDEKRSFVAQEIETGDSPYKKKFIATMHHGTEAKINTLFAAQITRDETMGESIVRILNKYPNHKVILTAGKFHTEGGLGVGASVHKLAPERKIVVVDPVSIIATDSVDKYQLNVLPNPPLYVSGEKYDPSFHFLGKKNEQLNCD is encoded by the coding sequence ATGCGAAGAATCTCCTTTTTGCTGGTGTTGTTCCTATCCGTTGGTTGCGTGCAAAAACAGACGCAACATGCTTACGATCTCTCTAATATGTACGACTACCAACTCACTCGGTCTGGTGCTCCTATTTCCCTAAGCACCTTTGTAGATGAAATAGCGACGGCGGATGTGGTTTTAGTTGGAGAGTGGCATTCTCATTCTGGTGTTCATCACTTTCAAGCGGATTTATTACAAGCACTTGATGCTGAAAATATTGCTTTTGTTTTGGCCATGGAACAGTTCTCACGAGATAAGCAGTCAATAATTGATGATTACCTAAAAGGGAATATTGGCGAGCAAGCTCTTATTAAACAAGGAGATGCTTGGTCTAATTACCCAAGTGATTATCGGCCGCTTATTGAGTATGCAAAAATCAATGTAGTACCTGTTATTGCAGCAAATGCACCGAATGACATTGTTCGGTGTATAAATAAGGAAGGGTTAGGCTACCTAAATAAATTACCGGATGAAAAGAGATCATTTGTCGCGCAGGAAATTGAGACGGGAGATAGCCCATACAAGAAGAAATTTATCGCCACCATGCATCATGGGACAGAAGCAAAAATAAACACTCTTTTTGCCGCTCAAATAACGCGTGATGAAACCATGGGGGAAAGCATAGTCAGAATATTGAATAAATACCCAAACCATAAAGTGATTCTAACGGCAGGAAAATTTCACACCGAAGGAGGTTTAGGTGTTGGCGCATCGGTACATAAACTCGCTCCGGAACGAAAGATTGTAGTTGTTGACCCGGTGTCTATAATCGCAACTGATAGTGTTGATAAATATCAACTTAATGTCCTTCCTAATCCGCCTTTATATGTCTCAGGCGAAAAGTACGACCCAAGTTTTCATTTCTTAGGGAAGAAAAATGAGCAGTTGAATTGTGATTAA
- the tuf gene encoding elongation factor Tu has translation MSKEKFERTKPHVNVGTIGHVDHGKTTLTAAICTTLAKVYGGVAKDFASIDNAPEERERGITIATSHVEYDTPARHYAHVDCPGHADYVKNMITGAAQMDGGILVVAATDGPMPQTREHILLGRQVGIPYIIVFMNKCDMVDDEELLELVEMEVRELLSEYEYPGDDLPVIQGSALGALNGEKEWEDKIIELAEALDNYIPMPERAVDLPFLLPIEDVFSIQGRGTVVTGRIERGILKVGDEVVIVGIKETTTTTCTGVEMFRKLLDEGRAGENVGALLRGTKREDVERGQVLAAPNSITPHTKFESEVYVLSKDEGGRHTPFFKGYRPQFYFRTTDVTGDITLPEGVEMVMPGDNIQMTVELIAPIAMDDGLRFAIREGGRTVGAGVVAKIFE, from the coding sequence GTGTCTAAAGAAAAATTTGAACGTACGAAACCGCACGTAAACGTTGGTACTATTGGCCACGTTGACCACGGTAAAACAACTCTAACTGCAGCTATCTGTACTACTCTTGCAAAAGTATACGGCGGCGTAGCGAAAGACTTCGCATCAATCGATAACGCTCCAGAAGAGCGTGAGCGCGGTATCACTATCGCAACGTCTCACGTTGAGTACGATACACCAGCACGTCACTACGCACACGTAGATTGCCCAGGACACGCCGATTATGTTAAGAACATGATCACTGGTGCTGCGCAAATGGACGGCGGTATTCTAGTAGTAGCAGCGACAGATGGCCCTATGCCACAAACTCGTGAGCACATCCTACTTGGACGTCAGGTTGGTATTCCTTACATCATCGTATTCATGAACAAATGTGACATGGTTGATGATGAAGAACTACTAGAACTAGTAGAGATGGAAGTTCGTGAACTTCTTTCTGAATACGAATACCCAGGTGATGATCTTCCAGTAATTCAAGGTTCAGCTCTAGGCGCACTTAACGGTGAGAAAGAGTGGGAAGATAAGATCATTGAGCTAGCAGAAGCGCTAGACAACTATATCCCAATGCCAGAGCGTGCAGTAGATCTACCGTTCCTACTACCAATTGAAGATGTATTCTCAATTCAAGGTCGTGGTACAGTAGTAACGGGTCGTATCGAACGTGGTATCCTAAAAGTTGGTGACGAAGTTGTTATCGTTGGTATCAAAGAGACAACTACTACGACTTGTACTGGTGTTGAAATGTTCCGTAAATTGCTTGACGAAGGTCGTGCAGGCGAGAACGTTGGTGCTTTACTACGTGGTACTAAACGTGAAGACGTAGAGCGCGGTCAAGTATTGGCGGCTCCAAATTCAATCACTCCTCATACGAAGTTTGAATCAGAAGTTTACGTTCTTTCTAAAGATGAAGGTGGTCGTCATACTCCATTCTTCAAAGGTTACCGTCCACAGTTTTACTTCCGTACAACGGACGTAACAGGCGACATCACTTTACCGGAAGGTGTAGAGATGGTAATGCCAGGCGACAACATTCAAATGACGGTTGAGCTAATTGCTCCAATCGCAATGGATGACGGTCTACGCTTCGCGATTCGTGAAGGTGGTCGTACTGTTGGTGCTGGTGTTGTTGCTAAAATCTTCGAATAA
- the fusA gene encoding elongation factor G, whose product MARKTPIERYRNIGIVAHVDAGKTTTSERILFYTGLSHKIGEVHDGAATMDWMEQEQERGITITSAATTTFWRGMEAQFDEHRINIIDTPGHVDFTIEVERSLRVLDGAVVVFCGASGVEPQSETVWRQADKYHVPRLVFVNKMDRTGADFLRVIDQIKDRLGASPVPIQLNIGAEDEFKGVVDLIKMKAINWNEADQGMTFTYEDIPADMQEMAGEYRTELVEAAAEANEELMDKYLEEGELTEAEIKQGLRIRTLNNEIVLATCGSAFKNKGVQAVLDAVVDFLPSPVDVPAIKGIDENENEIERHADDSEPFAALAFKIATDPFVGTLTFIRVYSGVVESGKMAYNSVKQQRERLGRIVQMHSNKREEVKEVRAGDIAAIIGLKDVTTGETLCDQNHKIVLERMEFPEPVIQIVVEPRSQADQEKMTSALGKLAAEDPSFRVDMDDETGQTLISGMGELHLDIIVDRMKREFNVNCNVGNPQVAYRETIRGTAKAEGKFIREHGGKGQYGHVWLKLEPSEVGEGFVFVNEIANDTVPKEFIGSVAKGVEEQMNNGVLAGYPVLDIKATLINGSYHEVDSSEMAFVIAASMAFRTGALEAQPVLLEPMMKVEVTTPEDWMGDVVGDINRRRGIIEGMDEGTAGLKIIRAQVPLSVMFGYATDLRSATQGRASYSMEFSEYAEVPKNVANAIIAERG is encoded by the coding sequence GTGGCTCGTAAAACTCCGATTGAGCGCTACCGTAATATTGGTATCGTTGCTCACGTTGATGCAGGCAAAACAACGACCAGTGAACGTATTCTGTTCTATACAGGCCTATCTCATAAAATCGGCGAAGTGCACGATGGTGCTGCAACCATGGATTGGATGGAGCAGGAGCAAGAACGAGGCATTACCATTACCTCGGCCGCTACTACGACCTTCTGGCGTGGTATGGAAGCTCAATTCGACGAACACCGTATTAATATCATCGACACTCCTGGGCACGTAGATTTTACTATCGAAGTAGAACGTTCTTTACGCGTACTTGATGGTGCCGTGGTTGTATTCTGTGGCGCATCTGGTGTTGAACCACAATCTGAAACAGTTTGGCGTCAAGCTGATAAGTATCATGTGCCTCGCTTAGTATTTGTGAATAAGATGGACCGTACAGGTGCTGACTTCTTACGAGTGATTGATCAGATTAAAGATCGTCTTGGTGCCAGCCCAGTTCCAATCCAGTTAAACATTGGTGCAGAGGATGAGTTTAAAGGTGTCGTTGACCTTATCAAGATGAAAGCCATCAACTGGAATGAAGCCGATCAAGGCATGACCTTCACTTACGAAGACATTCCAGCTGACATGCAAGAAATGGCGGGAGAATACCGAACAGAACTTGTTGAAGCTGCGGCTGAAGCAAACGAAGAATTGATGGATAAGTACCTTGAAGAAGGCGAGTTAACAGAAGCTGAAATCAAACAAGGTCTTCGTATTCGTACTCTTAACAATGAAATCGTGCTTGCTACTTGTGGCAGTGCTTTTAAAAACAAAGGTGTACAAGCCGTTCTTGATGCTGTCGTTGATTTCCTTCCCTCTCCAGTTGATGTGCCTGCAATTAAAGGCATCGATGAAAACGAGAATGAAATAGAGCGTCATGCCGATGACAGTGAACCGTTTGCAGCGTTAGCGTTTAAAATTGCAACGGACCCATTTGTGGGTACATTAACTTTCATTCGTGTTTATTCTGGTGTTGTTGAAAGCGGTAAAATGGCCTATAACTCAGTGAAGCAGCAGCGTGAACGTTTAGGACGTATTGTGCAAATGCACTCAAATAAGCGTGAAGAAGTGAAAGAAGTGCGAGCAGGTGATATTGCGGCTATTATTGGCTTAAAAGATGTCACTACTGGTGAAACACTGTGTGATCAGAACCATAAGATTGTACTAGAACGCATGGAATTCCCAGAACCAGTTATTCAGATTGTTGTAGAGCCACGCTCTCAAGCTGATCAAGAAAAAATGACAAGCGCGTTAGGAAAGCTAGCGGCAGAAGACCCATCGTTCCGTGTTGACATGGATGACGAAACTGGCCAGACACTGATTTCTGGCATGGGTGAACTACACTTAGATATCATCGTTGATCGCATGAAGCGCGAGTTTAACGTTAACTGCAACGTTGGTAATCCGCAAGTTGCTTACCGTGAAACTATTCGCGGTACAGCGAAAGCGGAAGGTAAATTTATCCGCGAACATGGTGGTAAAGGGCAATACGGTCACGTATGGCTGAAACTAGAACCATCAGAAGTTGGCGAAGGTTTTGTCTTCGTTAACGAAATTGCTAATGATACGGTACCAAAAGAATTTATTGGCTCTGTCGCGAAAGGCGTTGAAGAGCAGATGAATAATGGTGTGCTTGCAGGATACCCAGTTCTGGATATCAAAGCTACATTGATCAATGGTTCTTATCATGAAGTAGATTCAAGTGAGATGGCGTTTGTAATCGCTGCCTCCATGGCTTTTAGAACAGGTGCATTAGAAGCGCAACCAGTTCTGCTTGAGCCTATGATGAAAGTTGAAGTAACGACTCCAGAAGACTGGATGGGTGATGTTGTCGGCGATATTAATCGTCGTCGCGGCATCATCGAAGGTATGGACGAGGGGACAGCTGGCCTGAAGATAATTCGTGCACAAGTCCCGTTGTCTGTCATGTTCGGTTACGCAACTGATTTACGTTCTGCGACACAAGGCCGTGCTTCTTACTCTATGGAGTTTAGTGAGTACGCTGAAGTGCCAAAAAATGTTGCAAATGCAATCATTGCAGAACGTGGTTAA
- the rpsG gene encoding 30S ribosomal protein S7, producing the protein MPRRRVISQRKILPDPKFKSEMLAKFVNILMVDGKKSTAEKIVYTALEVMAEKSGKDHLAVFDEALENVRPTVEVKSRRVGGSTYQVPVEVRPVRRNALAMRWLVEAARKRGEKSMAYRLAAEMLDASENKGTAVKKREDVHRMADANKAFAHYRW; encoded by the coding sequence ATGCCACGTCGTCGCGTAATTAGTCAGCGTAAGATCCTTCCAGATCCTAAATTTAAATCTGAAATGCTGGCAAAATTCGTCAATATCCTTATGGTTGACGGAAAAAAATCTACTGCAGAAAAAATTGTTTACACTGCATTAGAAGTTATGGCTGAGAAATCTGGTAAAGATCACTTAGCTGTATTTGATGAAGCTCTTGAAAATGTTCGTCCAACGGTAGAAGTTAAATCTCGCCGTGTGGGTGGTTCAACTTACCAAGTCCCTGTAGAAGTTCGTCCGGTTCGCCGTAACGCACTTGCTATGCGTTGGTTGGTTGAAGCTGCGCGTAAGCGTGGTGAAAAATCTATGGCTTACCGTCTAGCTGCTGAAATGCTAGATGCGTCAGAGAACAAAGGTACTGCTGTTAAGAAACGTGAAGACGTTCACCGTATGGCAGATGCGAACAAAGCGTTCGCTCATTACCGCTGGTAA
- the rpsL gene encoding 30S ribosomal protein S12 yields the protein MATINQLVRKPRAKQVVKSNVPALEACPQKRGVCTRVYTTTPKKPNSALRKVCRVRLTNGFEVTSYIGGEGHNLQEHSVVLIRGGRVKDLPGVRYHTVRGALDCAGVNDRKKGRSKYGVKRPKS from the coding sequence ATGGCAACTATTAACCAGTTGGTACGTAAGCCTCGTGCAAAGCAAGTTGTTAAAAGCAACGTGCCAGCACTAGAAGCGTGCCCACAAAAACGTGGTGTATGTACTCGTGTATATACTACTACACCTAAAAAACCTAACTCAGCGCTTCGTAAAGTTTGTCGCGTGCGTTTGACAAATGGTTTCGAAGTAACTTCGTACATCGGTGGTGAAGGTCACAACCTTCAGGAGCACTCAGTTGTTCTAATCCGTGGCGGTCGTGTTAAAGACCTTCCAGGTGTACGTTACCACACAGTACGTGGTGCACTTGACTGTGCAGGCGTAAATGACCGTAAGAAAGGTCGTTCTAAGTACGGTGTGAAACGACCTAAGTCTTAA